A DNA window from Desertibacillus haloalkaliphilus contains the following coding sequences:
- the recG gene encoding ATP-dependent DNA helicase RecG, protein MSTTLNQPVTVVKGVGEEKAKDLKLLGIQTVQDLIEYYPYRYEDYRLKDLSEVKHEERVTVAGKVHTEPVVRYFGKRKSRLSVRVLVGSLLITAVFFNRAFVKKQLTLGDEITLTGKWDQHRMTLTVSEYKKGVQENSKPFEPVYSVAGKMTVKALKKMIYEAVRQFGDAIEENLPEQFLIQYKLLPKIEAIKRLHYPANFEHAKQARRRIVYEEFLLFQLKMQAFRKHQREQAMGTTHVVDHQQVEEFKKQLPFPLTGAQQRVVTEIINDMTSPHRMNRLLQGDVGSGKTVVAAICMFTSVKAGFQAALMVPTEILAEQHVESLKQLLEPHGLTVELLSGSLKGKKRTERLERIANGEVDVVVGTHALIQDDVYFHKLGLVITDEQHRFGVEQRRVLRDKGENPDVLFMTATPIPRTLAISVFGDMDVSIIDEMPAGRKEIETYWAKHDMLDRVLSFIEKEIEKGRQAYVICPLIEESEKLDVQNAIDVHAILQQHFKSVRVGLMHGRLHPDEKDQVMEDFAENKSQILVSTTVVEVGVNVPNATMMVIYDAERFGVSQLHQLRGRVGRGEHQSYCILLADPKSEVGKERMRMMTETNDGFELSQKDLELRGPGDFFGQKQSGLPDFKVADVVHDYRALEVARDDASNLVHSDSFWKDEQYLPLRMYLEEEGVLSGEKLD, encoded by the coding sequence GTGAGTACAACATTAAATCAACCGGTAACAGTAGTTAAAGGAGTAGGAGAAGAGAAAGCAAAAGATTTAAAACTATTAGGGATCCAAACAGTCCAGGATTTGATTGAGTATTACCCTTATCGTTATGAAGATTATCGTTTGAAAGACTTATCTGAAGTAAAACATGAGGAGCGGGTAACCGTTGCGGGGAAAGTGCATACAGAACCGGTTGTCCGTTATTTTGGAAAAAGGAAGTCTCGTTTATCTGTCCGCGTTCTTGTTGGTTCATTGTTAATTACAGCTGTGTTTTTTAACCGAGCGTTTGTAAAAAAACAGCTGACATTAGGTGATGAAATAACGCTAACGGGTAAATGGGATCAGCACCGAATGACGCTAACGGTTAGTGAGTATAAAAAAGGGGTTCAAGAGAACAGCAAGCCATTTGAGCCGGTTTATTCAGTCGCGGGTAAGATGACGGTTAAAGCGTTAAAGAAAATGATCTATGAAGCGGTTAGGCAATTTGGTGATGCGATTGAAGAAAACCTTCCTGAGCAGTTTTTAATACAATACAAATTATTGCCGAAAATAGAAGCAATCAAACGGCTTCATTATCCAGCTAACTTTGAACATGCGAAACAAGCAAGAAGGAGGATTGTTTATGAAGAATTTTTATTATTCCAATTAAAAATGCAAGCGTTCCGTAAACATCAACGTGAGCAAGCGATGGGTACTACTCATGTTGTTGATCACCAACAAGTAGAGGAGTTTAAAAAGCAGCTACCATTCCCATTAACAGGGGCACAGCAACGGGTTGTTACGGAAATTATTAATGATATGACTTCACCGCACCGAATGAATCGACTTTTACAAGGGGACGTTGGTTCTGGGAAGACCGTTGTTGCAGCTATCTGTATGTTTACTTCTGTAAAAGCAGGGTTTCAAGCGGCATTGATGGTGCCGACGGAAATATTAGCTGAACAGCATGTTGAATCTCTAAAGCAACTGCTAGAACCTCACGGGCTCACGGTAGAATTGTTATCAGGTTCACTCAAAGGCAAAAAGCGAACGGAGCGTCTCGAACGGATCGCAAATGGTGAAGTGGATGTTGTTGTTGGGACCCATGCATTGATTCAAGATGATGTCTATTTTCACAAGCTCGGGTTAGTCATTACAGATGAACAGCACCGATTTGGGGTTGAGCAGCGTAGAGTTTTACGTGATAAAGGGGAGAACCCAGATGTTTTATTTATGACTGCTACACCGATCCCACGAACACTTGCGATTTCGGTTTTTGGTGATATGGATGTCTCTATTATTGATGAAATGCCAGCGGGGCGTAAGGAGATTGAAACGTATTGGGCGAAACATGACATGCTTGATCGCGTCCTATCTTTTATTGAAAAGGAAATTGAAAAAGGGAGACAAGCGTATGTGATTTGTCCTTTAATTGAGGAGTCAGAGAAACTCGATGTGCAAAATGCGATTGATGTTCATGCGATCCTGCAGCAACATTTTAAAAGCGTTCGAGTTGGTTTAATGCATGGGCGACTTCATCCGGATGAGAAAGACCAAGTGATGGAGGATTTTGCAGAAAATAAATCGCAAATTTTAGTTTCGACGACTGTGGTTGAAGTTGGTGTTAACGTTCCCAACGCAACCATGATGGTGATTTATGATGCAGAACGTTTTGGTGTTTCGCAGCTCCATCAGCTACGTGGGCGAGTTGGACGTGGGGAACATCAATCGTACTGTATTTTATTAGCTGATCCGAAGTCGGAGGTTGGTAAAGAGCGAATGAGGATGATGACGGAAACAAATGACGGGTTTGAATTGTCGCAAAAGGATCTCGAGCTTCGAGGCCCTGGTGATTTTTTTGGACAAAAACAAAGTGGATTGCCGGATTTTAAGGTGGCGGATGTTGTGCATGATTATCGGGCGCTTGAAGTTGCGCGAGATGACGCTTCAAACCTCGTTCATAGCGATTCGTTCTGGAAGGACGAGCAGTATTTGCCGCTACGAATGTACTTAGAAGAGGAGGGCGTTCTTTCAGGAGAAAAACTTGATTAA
- the plsX gene encoding phosphate acyltransferase PlsX, whose product MKIAIDVMGGDNAPKAQVDGAMAAVKAYPDLEVTLVGNEANIKQHLTSNERITILHTEEKIEDTDSPTMAVRRKKQSSMVLSVREVKEGRADACISSGNTGALMTAGLLLVGRIEGIDRPALSPMLPTVGGEGFLLLDVGANMDAKPEHLVQYGVMGSIYADMVRGVKQPRVGLLNVGTEDSKGNELTKETYAKLKEAPIHFVGNVEARDLLTGVADVVVCDGFNGNLVLKTIEGTAGTLFSLLKKELTSSFVNKLAAGMLKSSFKNIKSQMSYSEYGGAGLFGLKAPVIKAHGSSDDVAVLNAIRQAREMVEQQVVTTIKSEVKKIQA is encoded by the coding sequence ATGAAGATAGCAATTGATGTGATGGGTGGAGACAATGCCCCTAAAGCACAAGTGGATGGAGCGATGGCTGCCGTTAAAGCTTATCCGGATTTAGAAGTTACACTCGTCGGTAATGAAGCAAACATAAAACAACATCTTACTTCAAACGAACGGATAACGATTTTACATACTGAGGAAAAGATTGAAGACACTGATTCACCAACGATGGCCGTCCGACGGAAGAAGCAGTCGTCAATGGTATTATCTGTCCGAGAGGTCAAAGAGGGACGAGCTGATGCATGTATTTCATCAGGGAATACCGGGGCCTTAATGACAGCAGGACTATTACTAGTCGGACGAATTGAAGGGATTGATCGTCCAGCATTATCTCCAATGCTTCCGACTGTTGGTGGTGAAGGTTTTCTACTCCTAGATGTTGGGGCAAATATGGATGCTAAACCAGAGCATTTGGTTCAGTACGGTGTCATGGGAAGCATCTATGCTGATATGGTTAGAGGTGTAAAACAACCAAGGGTCGGATTACTAAATGTTGGAACAGAAGATAGTAAAGGAAATGAGTTAACGAAGGAAACGTATGCCAAGCTTAAGGAAGCACCGATTCACTTTGTCGGTAATGTTGAGGCAAGAGACTTACTAACGGGAGTCGCAGATGTTGTCGTTTGTGATGGCTTTAATGGCAACCTCGTTTTAAAAACAATCGAAGGAACAGCAGGAACTTTATTTTCTTTGTTGAAAAAAGAATTAACGAGTTCGTTTGTCAATAAACTTGCAGCTGGGATGCTTAAATCCAGCTTCAAAAATATTAAAAGTCAAATGAGCTATTCTGAATACGGTGGTGCGGGTTTGTTTGGTTTAAAGGCGCCAGTGATTAAAGCGCATGGCTCATCAGATGACGTTGCTGTATTAAATGCGATACGCCAAGCTAGAGAGATGGTCGAGCAGCAAGTGGTAACGACGATAAAGAGTGAAGTGAAAAAAATACAAGCATAG
- a CDS encoding DegV family protein, which yields MSILKIVTDSTADIPTSIIEELDITVVPLNVTFSEGKTYEDGVDLTPAQFYQKLAEEDTIPTTSQPTPFQFEQVYERLGQEGEDVEILSIHLSSKMSGTYQAATIAKNAVDEKVNVTVIDSKRASYATGIIVVELARLVKAGKSRTECIGHLEKLLEETTVYFMVDTLEFLQKNGRIGKASAMLGSLLKIKPILSLTAEGEVYPYEKVRGQKKAINRIIEAFKQQYEDEPIHIGVSHAVSPEVAADLVERIKQEFTVVSEVITDIGPVIGSHVGPGTVSIAVTTAE from the coding sequence TTGTCAATTTTAAAAATTGTTACAGACAGTACAGCAGATATACCAACATCAATCATTGAGGAGCTTGATATTACCGTTGTGCCTTTGAATGTTACCTTCAGTGAAGGTAAGACGTATGAAGATGGGGTTGATCTAACACCCGCTCAGTTTTATCAAAAATTAGCAGAAGAGGACACGATTCCGACAACGTCACAACCGACACCTTTTCAATTTGAACAGGTCTATGAGCGTCTCGGACAAGAAGGTGAAGATGTTGAAATTCTTTCCATTCATTTATCGTCTAAGATGAGTGGGACATACCAAGCGGCAACGATTGCTAAAAATGCGGTTGACGAAAAAGTAAATGTCACCGTTATTGATTCGAAGCGAGCCTCATATGCTACAGGGATCATTGTTGTCGAACTTGCCCGACTAGTAAAGGCTGGTAAGTCACGTACTGAATGTATCGGTCATCTTGAAAAGCTACTTGAGGAAACGACCGTTTACTTTATGGTTGATACGCTTGAATTTCTGCAAAAGAATGGCCGAATTGGAAAAGCATCAGCTATGTTAGGCTCATTGTTGAAAATTAAGCCGATTTTATCATTAACAGCAGAGGGTGAAGTGTATCCCTATGAAAAAGTTCGTGGTCAGAAGAAGGCCATTAATCGGATCATCGAGGCGTTTAAACAGCAATATGAGGACGAGCCAATTCATATCGGTGTCTCTCATGCTGTTTCCCCTGAAGTGGCAGCTGACCTTGTTGAACGCATAAAGCAAGAGTTTACGGTGGTCTCTGAAGTGATTACAGATATTGGACCTGTTATTGGTTCACATGTCGGGCCAGGTACGGTATCGATTGCGGTTACAACAGCAGAGTAA
- the fapR gene encoding transcription factor FapR, whose protein sequence is MKRSKKERQQLLKEKIQQNPFITDEALANYFSCSVQTIRLDRLQLSIPELRERIKDVAKQQLDEVKALPLDEVIGEIIDLQLDKSAISILEIKPEHVFSRTGIARGHHLFAQANSLAVAIINDELALTAKATIRFTRQVKAGERVVAKAKVTMLEKERTVVDVESFVEQEAVFSGQFMMYRSVNRPERDRDKGGLQDEDSN, encoded by the coding sequence ATGAAACGATCGAAAAAGGAACGTCAGCAGTTATTGAAAGAAAAGATCCAGCAAAACCCATTTATTACTGATGAAGCACTTGCTAATTATTTTTCTTGTAGTGTTCAAACGATACGATTGGATCGCTTGCAACTATCGATCCCTGAATTAAGGGAACGGATCAAAGATGTTGCCAAGCAGCAGTTAGATGAAGTAAAAGCATTGCCACTTGATGAAGTCATTGGTGAGATCATCGATTTGCAATTAGATAAAAGCGCGATCTCCATATTAGAGATAAAGCCTGAGCATGTGTTTTCGCGAACGGGAATTGCAAGAGGGCATCATTTATTTGCACAAGCAAATTCTCTTGCGGTTGCAATTATTAATGATGAGCTGGCCTTAACCGCAAAAGCAACGATTCGGTTCACACGTCAAGTGAAAGCGGGGGAACGTGTCGTTGCTAAGGCAAAGGTCACGATGCTTGAAAAGGAACGAACGGTTGTGGATGTCGAAAGCTTTGTTGAACAAGAAGCCGTTTTTTCTGGACAATTTATGATGTACCGCTCTGTAAATAGGCCGGAGCGAGACAGAGATAAAGGGGGGTTACAAGATGAAGATAGCAATTGA
- the fabD gene encoding ACP S-malonyltransferase yields MGKVAFLFPGQGSQYVGMGQALAAEKEEVNNVFKRADERLGFSLSDVIFNGPEDTLKLTENTQPALLTMSVAVLKALEDYEITPDYVAGHSLGEYSALVSAGALSFEDAVYAVRQRGLFMEEAVPAGVGAMAAILGMEREPLEAITNEVTESGDSVQLANLNCPGQIVISGTAEGVKQASDQAKEAGAKRVIPLQVSGPFHSALMKPAAEKLSDVLTNVTIEDAKVPVVANVDAKEVTDAGLIREKLIEQVYSPVLWEDTVRRLMDLGVDTFIEVGSGNVLSGLVRKVQRRATVFAVSDRESLTKMIEKLKGEM; encoded by the coding sequence ATGGGGAAGGTAGCTTTTTTATTTCCAGGACAAGGCTCACAATATGTTGGTATGGGCCAAGCATTAGCAGCTGAAAAAGAAGAAGTAAACAATGTGTTTAAACGTGCCGACGAACGGTTAGGATTTTCATTATCAGATGTTATTTTTAATGGGCCTGAAGACACATTAAAATTAACCGAAAATACACAACCAGCTCTACTGACGATGAGCGTTGCTGTTTTAAAAGCACTCGAAGACTATGAGATTACACCTGACTATGTGGCTGGCCATAGCTTAGGTGAATACAGTGCGCTTGTCTCGGCAGGGGCATTATCGTTTGAAGATGCGGTTTATGCTGTTAGACAACGTGGGCTATTTATGGAAGAGGCTGTTCCGGCTGGTGTTGGTGCGATGGCAGCGATTCTGGGCATGGAACGAGAACCGCTCGAGGCGATCACAAATGAGGTAACTGAATCAGGGGATTCTGTCCAGCTTGCCAATTTGAATTGCCCGGGCCAAATTGTCATCTCTGGTACAGCTGAAGGGGTCAAGCAGGCATCTGATCAGGCAAAAGAGGCAGGAGCAAAACGTGTGATTCCACTTCAAGTTAGTGGTCCGTTTCACTCTGCATTAATGAAGCCTGCTGCTGAGAAGTTGTCAGATGTTCTGACAAACGTAACGATTGAGGATGCCAAGGTGCCAGTAGTGGCTAATGTTGATGCAAAAGAAGTGACAGATGCAGGTCTTATTCGTGAAAAGTTGATTGAACAAGTGTATTCACCGGTTCTATGGGAAGATACTGTTCGTCGTTTAATGGACCTTGGTGTTGATACATTTATCGAGGTCGGATCTGGTAATGTCTTGAGTGGTCTTGTACGAAAAGTCCAACGACGCGCAACAGTATTTGCTGTCAGTGATCGGGAAAGCTTAACAAAAATGATCGAGAAGCTAAAAGGAGAGATGTAG